The Chryseobacterium nakagawai genome has a segment encoding these proteins:
- the nudK gene encoding GDP-mannose pyrophosphatase NudK, protein MQNPNITILKTDILSDNWYTLNKVTFTVRKKDGTTETQSREAYDRGNGAVILLYNKISHTIILTRQFRLPTYINGNASGMLIEACAGLLDNDNPEDCIKRETEEETGYKISKVEKVFEAYMSPGSVTEILHFFIAEYSNEMKINDGGGLEEEGENIEVLELSFDEAITMIDTGEIKDAKTMMLLQHLRIKGIL, encoded by the coding sequence ATGCAAAATCCTAATATTACTATTTTAAAAACAGATATTTTATCAGACAACTGGTATACTTTAAACAAAGTTACTTTTACGGTTCGCAAAAAAGACGGAACTACGGAAACTCAAAGCAGAGAAGCTTACGACCGTGGAAATGGAGCTGTTATTTTGCTTTATAACAAAATTTCTCATACGATTATCCTCACAAGGCAATTCAGGTTACCCACTTATATTAATGGAAATGCATCCGGAATGCTTATTGAAGCCTGTGCCGGGCTTTTAGACAATGATAATCCTGAAGATTGTATCAAAAGAGAAACGGAAGAGGAAACAGGATACAAGATTTCTAAAGTTGAAAAGGTATTTGAAGCCTATATGTCTCCCGGTTCCGTAACGGAAATTCTTCATTTTTTCATCGCTGAATATTCCAACGAAATGAAGATTAATGATGGTGGCGGTCTTGAAGAGGAAGGAGAAAATATTGAAGTGCTGGAATTATCTTTTGATGAGGCTATTACTATGATTGATACCGGAGAGATTAAAGATGCAAAGACAATGATGCTGTTGCAGCATTTGAGGATTAAGGGGATTTTGTAA
- a CDS encoding DUF2750 domain-containing protein — MLQDQITLKNRYKDFIKKVIETKVVYGLKDDKGYATSYSNDLEYDDGEPVEIICFWSDVARAKSCVDKEWNRYEASSIPINEFLENWCLGMNSDGLLVGVNFDINLFGYEAEPLELALAIIEELTKNNKSVILRKFNDLEDMETQIKEVLKD, encoded by the coding sequence ATGCTTCAGGACCAAATTACCCTAAAGAACCGCTATAAAGATTTTATTAAAAAAGTAATTGAAACAAAAGTAGTATATGGTTTAAAAGATGATAAAGGCTACGCAACCTCCTACTCCAACGATTTGGAATATGATGATGGTGAACCCGTAGAAATTATTTGCTTCTGGTCAGATGTAGCAAGGGCAAAATCTTGCGTAGACAAAGAATGGAATCGTTATGAAGCATCTTCTATTCCTATTAATGAGTTCCTGGAAAACTGGTGCCTGGGAATGAATAGTGATGGTTTGCTTGTAGGCGTTAATTTTGATATCAATCTATTTGGCTACGAAGCAGAGCCCTTAGAGCTAGCACTTGCCATTATTGAAGAGCTTACAAAAAACAATAAATCTGTGATCTTAAGAAAATTCAACGATCTTGAAGATATGGAAACCCAGATAAAAGAGGTATTAAAGGATTAA
- a CDS encoding DUF2306 domain-containing protein: MIKSLGIKIAKIIAVFSVFIFSILMLKTISQYTSLDKTIGFLAFKQQVVNNPYWMAFFYIHIFSITLCLLAGLTQFSPQFLRENRNLHKIIGKVYVYNILIINVPACFVLGLFSNGGLIGITGFLIQDILWAYFTVAAVLTIKKGNIIRHKNFMILSYAVTTTAITFRIIKNLFYNEQQHDYELFYGINVWLALAINLLIAYYFLRRNIHYRPK; the protein is encoded by the coding sequence ATGATAAAATCATTGGGAATAAAGATTGCTAAAATTATAGCAGTATTTTCTGTTTTTATTTTCAGTATTCTGATGCTGAAAACAATCTCCCAATATACTTCTCTTGATAAAACGATAGGATTTCTTGCCTTTAAACAACAAGTAGTCAATAATCCGTATTGGATGGCTTTTTTCTATATCCATATCTTTTCAATAACACTTTGTCTTTTAGCTGGATTGACTCAATTTTCACCCCAATTCCTGAGAGAAAACAGAAACTTACACAAAATCATTGGAAAAGTTTACGTGTATAATATTCTTATTATCAACGTTCCGGCATGTTTTGTATTGGGATTATTTTCGAATGGCGGATTGATAGGAATTACAGGATTTCTGATTCAGGATATTCTTTGGGCTTATTTTACGGTAGCTGCTGTCCTTACTATTAAAAAAGGCAATATTATCAGGCATAAAAACTTTATGATTTTAAGCTATGCCGTGACAACAACGGCCATCACTTTCAGAATTATTAAGAATCTGTTTTATAATGAACAACAGCATGATTATGAGCTATTCTACGGCATCAATGTATGGCTTGCTCTTGCCATCAATCTGCTGATTGCGTATTATTTTCTTAGAAGAAATATCCACTATCGTCCTAAATAG
- a CDS encoding VOC family protein yields MKIKNIDHIVLTVADISKTIEFYTEIMGFEVVTFGDHRKALTFGNQKINLHQKGHEFEPKAKTPTCGSADLCFIAQTDIHEVMAELKQKNVEIIEGIVDRTGAVGKIRSVYFRDPDQNLIEVSNYS; encoded by the coding sequence ATGAAGATTAAAAACATAGACCATATTGTATTAACTGTAGCAGATATCAGTAAAACCATAGAATTTTACACTGAGATCATGGGGTTTGAAGTGGTAACCTTTGGTGATCACCGAAAAGCACTCACTTTTGGAAATCAAAAGATCAATCTTCATCAAAAAGGACATGAGTTTGAGCCTAAAGCAAAAACTCCTACCTGTGGTTCTGCAGATCTTTGTTTTATTGCCCAAACGGATATTCATGAGGTGATGGCCGAATTGAAACAGAAAAATGTGGAGATTATTGAAGGCATTGTAGACAGAACGGGTGCTGTAGGAAAGATAAGATCTGTTTATTTTCGTGATCCGGATCAAAATCTCATCGAAGTGAGCAACTATTCTTAA
- a CDS encoding SEL1-like repeat protein, giving the protein MAHRLYVYNVDSKTGDQYSHHLGEWNYVIPDLLFPLFSCDPRSKGKLLYFDKINGVERLKSFYQLVGEHYQLLYKKVYYEPVNKMFEMLDDLPYDTFMINGWDVFNMSEEKHSDQAKDWVLQIKEKSRLYDKAISKQNLEWLEKEIVARSGYTSFLEMLETDWIDYGLGYWNEDLYKDISESFEDNGLWGLKDKKGNIITPAVYEEIFAFTEEGIAVVQKNGKYGYLRNDGKVLVECIYEEVYDSLFVDHKNYGVIEVDQKSGLINIATGEIVIPCEYDELEMLRHVCLFNAKKAGKYRLIDTSNKPVIEESFDEPFEFNYSGLLYRRLEGTSKRAFYTFEGVFLGEHPEEVLSEIGEGYYWVKPNKFQKKASIIKSDGSLLDTDIDTLMILNDYYTSFAYKKAKEWYIYDIKSEEFRLKEHTIENIHRDWYTQFMKNVFLISDVNGWGLYNAAENRWLLPSSKEYKKIESYREEIFRVTTSNGMFYFDQKTEIQSGIYDYIGEGIDYDKQMLCLYKGNEMFILDIGRKLHQVSDHQLGALYEKRYNLRGKDQKYFLDFYKGWTERKGSGYEEYFDDDTLMSKAEKYLEEGKIEDAVRLYEIGINRGNTDMMVELGYIYVHNEYPEYYDLEKGLTLYEKAASKNHAIAWNNLGYHYQSGVGYPQDIKKALKCFKKSAELGDGLAMQNLGLLYFYGEYVLLDYDLALDYYKQAEKKFYYNDEKLTEIYYQKGDYANLQRYLKKDTEGTYSDIYYGIIYDEGLGVKLSPKKAIKYYEKSLEHGYYTTALSRLLYFYKDDSAFANPEKYQFWKAFGEDNEMDV; this is encoded by the coding sequence ATGGCACACCGCCTTTATGTATATAATGTGGATTCCAAAACAGGAGATCAGTATTCACATCATTTGGGAGAATGGAATTATGTGATCCCGGATTTGCTTTTTCCTCTGTTTTCCTGCGATCCAAGGTCAAAAGGAAAATTGCTATATTTTGATAAAATAAATGGAGTGGAAAGGCTGAAATCATTCTATCAATTGGTGGGGGAACACTATCAGCTGCTTTACAAAAAGGTATATTATGAGCCTGTAAACAAAATGTTTGAAATGTTGGATGATCTTCCTTATGATACTTTTATGATCAATGGATGGGACGTCTTCAATATGAGTGAAGAAAAACATTCTGATCAGGCCAAAGACTGGGTCCTGCAAATTAAGGAGAAGAGCAGGCTATATGATAAAGCGATTTCTAAACAGAATCTAGAATGGCTGGAAAAAGAAATTGTAGCCAGAAGTGGCTATACATCCTTTTTAGAGATGTTGGAAACAGACTGGATTGATTATGGTCTTGGGTATTGGAATGAAGATTTATATAAAGATATTTCGGAATCTTTTGAAGACAATGGTCTTTGGGGATTGAAGGATAAAAAAGGAAATATCATCACTCCGGCAGTTTATGAAGAAATATTTGCCTTTACTGAAGAAGGGATTGCTGTAGTACAGAAGAATGGTAAGTACGGATATCTGAGAAATGACGGGAAAGTACTTGTTGAATGCATTTACGAAGAAGTTTATGATTCTCTTTTTGTTGACCATAAGAATTATGGAGTGATAGAAGTAGATCAGAAATCAGGATTAATTAATATTGCGACCGGAGAGATTGTGATCCCCTGTGAATACGATGAGTTGGAGATGTTAAGGCATGTCTGCCTTTTTAACGCTAAAAAAGCAGGGAAATATCGCCTCATTGATACATCCAATAAACCGGTTATTGAAGAATCTTTTGATGAGCCTTTTGAATTTAATTATTCTGGATTGCTTTATCGCAGGCTGGAAGGAACTTCCAAGAGAGCCTTTTATACCTTTGAAGGTGTTTTCCTGGGAGAGCATCCCGAAGAGGTATTAAGTGAAATTGGTGAAGGGTATTATTGGGTAAAACCCAATAAATTTCAGAAAAAAGCCAGCATTATAAAATCAGATGGAAGTCTTTTGGATACTGATATAGACACCCTGATGATTTTGAATGATTATTATACTTCTTTTGCCTACAAAAAAGCTAAAGAATGGTACATATATGATATAAAATCAGAAGAATTCAGATTGAAAGAACATACCATTGAAAATATCCACAGAGATTGGTATACTCAGTTTATGAAGAATGTGTTCCTGATATCTGATGTAAATGGCTGGGGGTTGTATAATGCTGCTGAAAACCGTTGGCTGCTTCCTTCCTCTAAAGAATATAAGAAAATAGAATCTTATAGAGAAGAGATTTTCCGGGTTACTACCTCAAACGGAATGTTCTATTTTGACCAGAAAACAGAAATTCAAAGCGGTATTTACGATTATATCGGTGAAGGGATAGATTATGATAAGCAGATGCTTTGCCTTTATAAAGGAAATGAAATGTTTATTCTTGATATCGGAAGAAAGCTGCATCAGGTTTCTGATCATCAGCTGGGAGCTTTATATGAAAAAAGATATAACCTGCGGGGAAAAGATCAAAAGTATTTTCTTGATTTTTATAAAGGATGGACGGAAAGAAAAGGTTCCGGCTACGAGGAATATTTTGACGATGATACTTTGATGTCAAAAGCTGAAAAATATCTTGAAGAAGGAAAGATTGAAGACGCTGTAAGATTATATGAAATAGGAATAAACCGAGGAAATACAGATATGATGGTGGAACTCGGATATATTTATGTTCATAATGAGTATCCTGAATATTATGATCTAGAGAAAGGACTTACCCTGTATGAAAAAGCAGCTTCAAAGAATCATGCTATTGCCTGGAATAATCTGGGATATCATTATCAAAGTGGTGTTGGTTATCCTCAGGATATTAAAAAGGCCTTAAAGTGCTTCAAAAAATCTGCAGAATTAGGAGATGGTCTGGCAATGCAAAATCTGGGCCTTCTGTATTTTTATGGAGAGTATGTGTTACTGGATTATGATCTTGCATTAGACTACTATAAACAGGCAGAAAAGAAATTCTATTATAATGATGAGAAATTGACTGAAATCTACTATCAGAAAGGGGATTATGCCAATCTTCAACGCTATTTAAAAAAAGATACTGAAGGGACTTATTCCGATATCTATTACGGAATTATATATGACGAAGGATTAGGGGTGAAGCTAAGCCCTAAAAAAGCAATCAAATACTATGAAAAATCTCTGGAACATGGCTATTATACTACAGCATTGAGCAGGCTTTTATATTTCTATAAGGACGATTCTGCCTTTGCCAATCCTGAAAAATATCAGTTCTGGAAAGCATTTGGTGAAGATAACGAGATGGATGTATGA
- a CDS encoding tetratricopeptide repeat protein, with protein sequence MYDNLEQLFYRGDLDQCIIEGEQYLLSYPEDEEVLFLMAVAYHDIVYDEGHEAVYDAIRDYVIPYLRRILQLNPSNQKALYNILDYPLGNEYALMQIARSKKHITQENKEEFIGYAERMLEDPDYVGYGYDFLVKIYESLEENQALLNSLEAGIYYSKKANAGNREIRDKNTSLYWIKKIYLLDRTKMVSGEELTVLIDKEHTAFVSRNEYDFINLSDIAFENNAPDLSLKMMMKAIKGENSALHIHEKLVEWHQRFAELIQNGYHNPDVFYYQLIIERNYNDLLNVSTDFYYHHALEVINSHPELFSGYHFAGTFLYENERYAEAIPLLEKAVQLSSNATAWRRIADSEYLLNGMILSEIPVFSDYPADIYNEGVLLNECIDALEDESDKLKWHKMGRIVYEQAHEAFRKYFEEDQFESDYYNDLHTRAMCCNNLAIKHLVLEDYQAAAEIASEGLKYSEFMELHLVLIDALLDGGNYEQAEEALNNYFSLYGRSDDYCSKTLYYRARQIQLYEVMGSSDVQREAEEILTCIYQYIIENPELEDDNYRDLEAGKNILEGILFQHLDNQDLNIRKSYYEQAAERFPGEANPQFALMQIYNEEGNYGGVALAAKRYLENKKEFLLDAFDRAKTIYMIVKSDFLQGNYQEAASVFSQYDADCEAAMDPEEYVLWVSYGVRVYEKLNNKDQTLAFAERFTTIYNTEEWGYDDLVESVELAKAVVLYQAGNIKEAHAILDQVRSVADYDSVADEYKASWKKPGLFSKFGF encoded by the coding sequence ATGTACGACAATTTAGAACAGCTGTTTTACAGAGGAGATCTGGACCAGTGTATCATAGAAGGAGAACAATATCTATTATCTTATCCTGAAGACGAAGAAGTCTTATTTTTAATGGCAGTAGCTTATCACGATATAGTTTATGATGAGGGGCATGAAGCGGTTTATGATGCCATCAGGGATTATGTTATTCCTTACTTAAGAAGAATACTTCAATTAAATCCAAGCAATCAGAAAGCACTATACAACATTCTGGATTACCCTTTAGGAAATGAATATGCTCTGATGCAGATCGCCAGAAGTAAAAAACATATCACCCAGGAAAATAAGGAGGAGTTTATAGGCTATGCGGAACGTATGCTGGAGGATCCGGATTATGTAGGATATGGGTATGATTTTTTGGTTAAAATATATGAATCCCTGGAAGAGAATCAGGCACTTTTGAACAGTCTGGAAGCAGGAATATATTATTCTAAAAAAGCAAATGCTGGCAACCGTGAGATCAGGGACAAAAATACCTCACTTTACTGGATCAAAAAGATCTATTTACTAGACCGTACAAAAATGGTTTCAGGAGAGGAACTTACAGTACTTATTGACAAGGAACATACTGCTTTCGTGAGCCGGAATGAATATGATTTTATCAATCTTTCCGATATTGCGTTTGAAAATAATGCGCCCGACCTTTCACTGAAGATGATGATGAAGGCCATAAAAGGGGAGAATTCAGCACTTCATATCCATGAGAAACTAGTAGAATGGCACCAGCGTTTTGCAGAACTGATTCAGAATGGATATCATAATCCTGATGTTTTTTATTATCAACTGATTATAGAAAGAAATTATAATGATCTGCTAAACGTTTCTACGGATTTTTACTACCATCATGCCCTTGAAGTTATCAATTCCCATCCGGAACTGTTCTCAGGATATCATTTTGCAGGTACATTCCTATATGAAAACGAGCGCTATGCTGAAGCGATTCCTTTATTGGAAAAAGCCGTGCAATTATCATCTAACGCTACGGCCTGGAGAAGAATAGCAGACTCAGAATATCTTTTGAATGGAATGATATTATCTGAAATTCCTGTATTTTCCGATTACCCTGCAGATATTTACAACGAAGGGGTTTTACTGAATGAGTGTATAGATGCGTTAGAGGATGAAAGTGATAAACTGAAATGGCATAAAATGGGTCGTATCGTATATGAACAGGCCCATGAAGCATTCCGAAAGTATTTTGAAGAAGACCAATTTGAAAGTGATTATTATAATGATCTGCATACCAGAGCAATGTGCTGTAATAATTTAGCGATTAAACATTTGGTACTGGAAGATTATCAGGCAGCTGCTGAAATAGCTTCTGAAGGGCTTAAATACTCAGAATTTATGGAGCTCCATCTTGTCCTGATTGATGCTTTGCTGGATGGGGGGAATTATGAACAGGCTGAAGAAGCACTGAATAACTATTTCAGTCTTTATGGGAGATCAGACGATTATTGTTCTAAAACTCTATACTATAGAGCACGGCAGATCCAGCTTTATGAAGTTATGGGATCGAGTGATGTTCAAAGAGAAGCAGAAGAAATCCTTACCTGTATTTATCAGTACATCATAGAGAATCCGGAACTTGAAGATGACAATTACAGAGACCTGGAGGCTGGTAAAAATATATTGGAAGGAATTTTATTTCAACATCTGGATAATCAGGATTTAAATATCAGAAAATCATATTATGAACAAGCAGCAGAGCGCTTTCCAGGGGAAGCCAATCCTCAGTTTGCTCTGATGCAGATTTATAACGAGGAGGGAAATTATGGAGGGGTAGCTTTGGCAGCAAAAAGATATCTTGAGAATAAAAAAGAATTCCTTTTGGATGCTTTTGATAGAGCCAAGACCATTTATATGATTGTGAAAAGTGATTTTCTTCAGGGAAATTACCAGGAAGCGGCCTCTGTGTTCAGTCAATATGATGCAGATTGTGAAGCGGCAATGGATCCTGAAGAATATGTGCTTTGGGTAAGCTATGGGGTGAGGGTTTATGAAAAGCTGAATAATAAAGACCAGACCTTAGCTTTTGCGGAAAGATTCACCACAATCTATAATACTGAAGAATGGGGATATGATGATCTTGTTGAAAGTGTTGAACTGGCGAAAGCAGTGGTATTGTATCAGGCAGGAAATATAAAAGAAGCACATGCGATTTTGGATCAGGTACGTTCAGTAGCAGATTATGATTCTGTTGCTGATGAATATAAAGCTTCATGGAAAAAACCAGGACTGTTCTCTAAATTCGGATTTTAA